The genomic segment AAGGGGTTCTCTGAGAACATACTGGGCAACAGATGACTGTGTTGGGAAAGCAGTGAAGTAGTGAAGTAGTACTCCGGAGAGATAGTGTGAGAAGAGGAATTCGATTCCCCATTAAAAGAATACCGCTACGGGGAATCGAACCCCGATTACAGGATTGAAAATCCCGCGTCCTAACCGTTAGACGATAGCGGCACGAAAGTTGTGGAAAAAGCGGTAATCGTTAGAAATCGGGGCTAAACCGCTCCAACATTTACTCCTTTAATTTTTCAGGTGCATTAGCTTCAGTTTCCGAATCTTCGGGCTTATTTTTTGTTTGTTGTTTAACTTCCTCAATAATCTGTTCGCCCTTTATCTTCATAGCACGTCGACCGATACGTTCTCGCATGTAATAAAGTTTCGATCTACGAACCTTTCCTCTACCTGCAACCACGAGCTCTTTTATTATGGGTGAGTTAAATAAAAACGTTTTCTCGACTCCTACACCGAAACTGATCTTGCGAACAGTAAAGGTTTTTGTATTTCCCTTGCCCTTAACGGCAATAACCAAGCCCTTGAATACCTGTAGTCTTTCTTTGTCTCCTTCTTTTATGCGAAGGGAGACCTCTACTTTGTCACCCACCTTTACATTTGGTCTTTTTATAACTTGCTTTTCCGTAACATCTTTTACCAAAGCTGTGTTCATTTCTCAAAACATAAAATAAACGCAATTCATGCAAAAGGAAATATACCAAATTTTCCCGCATTCG from the Candidatus Dojkabacteria bacterium genome contains:
- the rplS gene encoding 50S ribosomal protein L19, whose translation is MNTALVKDVTEKQVIKRPNVKVGDKVEVSLRIKEGDKERLQVFKGLVIAVKGKGNTKTFTVRKISFGVGVEKTFLFNSPIIKELVVAGRGKVRRSKLYYMRERIGRRAMKIKGEQIIEEVKQQTKNKPEDSETEANAPEKLKE